One stretch of Cohnella algarum DNA includes these proteins:
- a CDS encoding BNR-4 repeat-containing protein: MKWKRALRVWAAAILLASLTPAGTGSAAAALTEVPYAMDSSNQAGWWSPLATYGTGLEYAYMAYNAPGSAAGTHKVYIARRDGTGAWSNIPVMNGTAVAEYVDDNGHNQPSIARDGNGRFHVFASMHDNEWRYFRSDTVGGPPQNHSADMPDPNMKITYPIVKTAPNGDLYLLVRASQDPAGKRNGVLFRWDNAASEWSQIAVVASTLNRSVYPDDLAFDSNGDLHLLFEWSHFAASALRHELSYLKYSPATGTFSKADGTPVSVPVPLSAADIVQPLAASEAYVQSGSDPGGPGVQSAKLTVDSSNQPVIAYRYREEGSGTFSVKLATRAGGAWNLQTVYDESETRAALDVTWTGSQARVYYAKTSGTDRAFMAVQSGGTGWSAVSIAPGKPIERLAVERNANGVDILYLVDIANRKLYYGRN; this comes from the coding sequence ATGAAGTGGAAGAGAGCTTTAAGAGTTTGGGCGGCGGCAATCCTGCTGGCCTCGCTGACGCCGGCCGGCACCGGAAGCGCCGCCGCGGCGCTGACCGAGGTTCCTTACGCGATGGACTCCAGCAATCAGGCGGGCTGGTGGTCGCCGCTCGCGACGTACGGAACCGGACTCGAGTACGCCTATATGGCCTATAACGCGCCGGGGAGCGCGGCCGGCACGCACAAAGTTTATATCGCGAGAAGGGACGGGACGGGCGCTTGGTCGAATATTCCGGTGATGAATGGAACCGCCGTCGCCGAATACGTCGACGACAACGGCCATAACCAGCCTTCGATCGCGAGGGACGGCAACGGCCGGTTCCACGTGTTCGCCTCGATGCACGACAACGAGTGGCGTTATTTCCGTTCGGATACGGTCGGGGGTCCGCCGCAAAACCATTCGGCCGACATGCCCGACCCGAACATGAAGATTACGTATCCGATCGTGAAGACCGCTCCCAACGGAGACCTTTACTTGCTTGTCCGGGCCTCTCAGGACCCGGCCGGCAAACGCAACGGCGTGCTTTTCCGTTGGGACAATGCGGCGTCCGAATGGAGCCAGATCGCGGTCGTCGCGTCGACGCTGAACCGCTCCGTGTACCCGGACGATCTGGCTTTCGATTCGAACGGCGATCTGCACCTCCTGTTCGAATGGTCGCATTTTGCGGCAAGCGCCCTTCGCCATGAGCTGTCTTATCTCAAGTACAGCCCGGCGACCGGAACGTTTTCCAAGGCCGACGGCACCCCCGTATCGGTGCCCGTACCGCTTTCCGCGGCGGATATCGTTCAACCGCTGGCGGCAAGCGAAGCTTACGTGCAAAGCGGGAGCGATCCGGGAGGCCCTGGCGTGCAGAGCGCCAAGCTGACCGTCGACTCTTCGAATCAACCGGTCATTGCGTACAGGTACCGGGAGGAAGGCAGCGGCACGTTCTCGGTCAAGCTTGCGACGCGCGCCGGAGGGGCTTGGAATTTGCAAACCGTCTATGACGAATCCGAAACGAGAGCGGCGCTGGACGTTACGTGGACCGGCTCGCAGGCAAGGGTTTATTACGCGAAGACTAGCGGAACGGACCGCGCGTTTATGGCGGTTCAGTCGGGCGGCACCGGCTGGAGCGCGGTTTCGATCGCTCCCGGCAAGCCGATCGAGCGGCTTGCCGTCGAGCGGAACGCGAACGGCGTCGATATTCTTTATCTCGTCGATATCGCGAACCGCAAGCTTTATTACGGACGAAATTGA
- a CDS encoding SRPBCC family protein: protein METSNPIKVTVEAVVQAPVAKVWSSWTEPEHIMKWNQASEDWHAPHAENDLRVGGKFVTRMEAKDGSMGFDFGGVYDEVELHKTISYTLGDGRKVEITFVDQGETTKVIETFDAESSHPVDFQQAGWQAIMNNFKRYTEESK, encoded by the coding sequence ATGGAAACAAGCAACCCAATCAAAGTAACGGTAGAGGCCGTCGTTCAAGCCCCTGTAGCAAAAGTATGGAGCTCTTGGACCGAGCCGGAGCACATTATGAAGTGGAATCAGGCTTCTGAAGACTGGCATGCGCCACATGCGGAAAATGATTTGCGAGTCGGCGGAAAGTTCGTAACCAGAATGGAAGCGAAGGATGGCAGCATGGGCTTTGATTTTGGCGGAGTTTATGATGAAGTTGAGCTTCATAAGACGATATCTTACACTCTGGGAGATGGCCGTAAGGTAGAGATTACGTTCGTCGATCAAGGCGAGACAACGAAGGTCATTGAAACCTTCGACGCCGAAAGTAGTCACCCCGTTGATTTTCAGCAGGCGGGCTGGCAAGCGATTATGAACAATTTCAAGCGATATACGGAAGAATCCAAATAA
- a CDS encoding sigma-70 family RNA polymerase sigma factor, which translates to MSGAAFDMKLFESYKPGLTSFCYRMLGSIDDADDAVQETYIRAWQSWDVFRQEASIKTWIYRIASNLCLDKLRQAKRRVLPVDLSDPAVSIVTPSETLPESAWIWPSPDFGGNPEDILVRRDTLQLCFIALLQALPPRQRAVLILKDVFEWSSKQIAETLRMSPAAVNSALQRARETMDRTQLRSDEISRMDADPDPDLLSRYVEAFEQFDINALVSLFHEEGCMSMPPFPMWISGQDDLFKFFTLTRWHCEGSKFLPTIVNGGYPALAQYMPSKDGSVLVPWGIHVIEVKDSRIRHVQNFINTKLFSRLGLPEQLVR; encoded by the coding sequence ATGAGCGGAGCAGCTTTTGATATGAAGCTATTTGAGAGCTATAAGCCGGGGTTAACATCGTTTTGCTACCGAATGCTTGGTTCCATCGATGATGCGGACGATGCTGTTCAGGAAACGTACATTCGAGCTTGGCAAAGCTGGGACGTGTTCAGGCAGGAAGCATCCATTAAAACATGGATCTACCGTATCGCGTCGAACTTATGTCTGGACAAGCTGAGGCAGGCCAAGCGCCGGGTTCTTCCCGTTGACCTATCCGATCCGGCGGTATCCATTGTCACGCCGAGCGAGACGCTGCCGGAATCGGCCTGGATTTGGCCTTCACCTGATTTTGGCGGAAACCCTGAGGATATTCTCGTTCGCAGGGATACCCTTCAGCTCTGTTTTATCGCCCTCTTACAGGCCTTGCCGCCTCGTCAACGGGCGGTTCTTATTTTGAAGGATGTTTTTGAATGGTCCTCCAAACAAATCGCGGAAACTTTAAGGATGTCGCCGGCGGCGGTGAACAGTGCTTTGCAGCGTGCCAGAGAGACGATGGACCGGACGCAGCTTCGTTCCGACGAGATCAGCAGGATGGATGCGGACCCCGATCCGGATCTCCTCTCCCGGTATGTGGAGGCCTTCGAACAATTTGACATTAACGCGCTTGTGTCGCTGTTCCATGAAGAAGGTTGTATGTCTATGCCTCCATTCCCTATGTGGATAAGCGGCCAAGACGACTTGTTCAAGTTCTTTACGCTTACGCGCTGGCATTGCGAAGGGTCTAAATTTTTGCCGACCATAGTGAATGGCGGTTATCCGGCTTTGGCACAGTATATGCCGAGCAAGGATGGATCTGTTCTGGTGCCTTGGGGAATCCACGTGATTGAAGTGAAGGATAGTCGCATACGACATGTTCAAAATTTCATAAACACAAAATTATTTTCTCGATTGGGGCTTCCGGAACAATTAGTCCGATGA
- a CDS encoding VOC family protein, which yields MKVKRIVANINTKEIAEAERFYHDVLGLELLMDHGWIRTYGSNEEMSIQISFASQGGSDTATPDLSIEVDDVDAAFERMRNAGFSVEYGLVDEPWGVRRFYVRDPFGKLVNILAHKH from the coding sequence ATGAAGGTCAAACGAATCGTTGCCAATATAAATACGAAAGAAATCGCGGAAGCCGAACGCTTTTACCATGACGTGCTCGGTCTTGAATTGTTAATGGATCATGGGTGGATTCGAACCTATGGTTCAAATGAGGAGATGAGCATTCAAATTAGTTTTGCTTCACAGGGGGGCTCCGATACGGCTACACCTGATCTATCGATTGAAGTTGATGATGTCGACGCTGCGTTTGAACGAATGAGGAATGCGGGATTTTCGGTAGAATATGGGCTTGTGGACGAGCCTTGGGGTGTTCGGAGATTTTATGTGCGCGATCCTTTTGGTAAGCTTGTCAATATTCTGGCACATAAACATTGA